Proteins co-encoded in one Terriglobia bacterium genomic window:
- a CDS encoding alpha/beta hydrolase: protein MEPAEELEHLVLAAKISGIEVEVVLPQTREITTPQMQIHYLDWGTSGCLPIVFLHGAALNAHTWDVVCLALRQQYHCHAMDQRGHGESAWAEDGDYSGDAHRGDIEAFVDQLGLDRFVLVGHSMGGFNAFNYAFHHSHRLAALVLVDAGPSMLAKGARRIFDFVSQTAELDSLDEVIQKAIEFNPRRDPRLLRRSLLHNFRQNASGKWTRKTDLRMWHGNRNREAERKQLEERFRQAARINCPTLIVQGSLSDVFTSEDAQKLANEFRDGHYAQVGEAGHTVQGDNPRAFAHVLGEFLGRVLPE from the coding sequence ATGGAACCAGCAGAAGAGTTGGAACATCTGGTCCTGGCCGCCAAAATCTCAGGCATTGAGGTGGAGGTCGTCTTACCCCAGACGCGTGAAATTACAACACCGCAAATGCAAATCCATTATCTGGATTGGGGCACCTCCGGTTGCCTGCCCATTGTCTTTCTCCACGGCGCCGCTCTCAATGCACATACCTGGGACGTTGTGTGCCTGGCGCTGCGGCAGCAGTATCATTGCCACGCAATGGACCAGCGCGGGCATGGTGAAAGCGCGTGGGCTGAGGACGGTGATTATAGCGGTGATGCTCACCGTGGAGATATTGAAGCCTTCGTTGATCAACTGGGCCTTGATCGTTTTGTCCTGGTGGGCCACTCGATGGGTGGATTCAATGCCTTTAACTATGCCTTTCACCACAGCCACCGGCTTGCCGCGCTGGTGCTGGTGGATGCCGGACCCAGCATGCTGGCAAAAGGCGCGAGGAGAATTTTTGACTTTGTATCGCAAACCGCGGAGTTGGATTCACTGGACGAGGTGATTCAGAAAGCCATTGAGTTCAACCCTCGTCGTGATCCCCGGCTTTTGCGGCGCAGCCTGCTGCACAATTTTCGCCAGAACGCCAGCGGCAAATGGACGAGGAAAACTGATCTCCGGATGTGGCACGGCAACAGAAACCGGGAAGCGGAGCGAAAGCAGCTGGAGGAACGCTTCCGGCAAGCTGCGCGGATCAACTGTCCCACGCTCATCGTGCAGGGCAGTTTGAGCGACGTCTTCACCAGCGAGGACGCACAAAAGCTGGCCAATGAATTTCGTGATGGACATTACGCGCAAGTCGGCGAGGCCGGCCACACGGTGCAAGGGGACAATCCTCGGGCCTTTGCGCATGTGTTAGGAGAATTCTTAGGCAGAGTCCTGCCGGAATAG
- a CDS encoding glycosyltransferase family 2 protein: MKLSVVIPVLNERGSIPATIAALRACHGISEIIVSDGGSTDGTVPWLQDQPDIVLVRSIRGKGPQINVGAAAAFDVPDAAGISTTAATASALAPPDITLLILHADCVISQLAIDALQAALADPQLAGGAFYVRFAESHPRSLRLVAWGINVRARFRNSATGDQGIFVRKSVFDSIGGAPEWPLFEDVELVRRIKQAGKFRVLRTPVTVSGRRYIEHGVFRTALLIYSLRLAYWLGVPPQRLKNWFRDARGKQKSGT, translated from the coding sequence ATGAAACTCTCCGTGGTCATCCCCGTTCTGAATGAACGCGGCTCAATTCCCGCGACCATCGCTGCCTTGCGCGCCTGCCACGGCATCTCGGAAATTATTGTGTCCGATGGTGGCAGCACCGACGGCACTGTGCCCTGGCTTCAGGACCAGCCGGATATCGTGCTGGTGCGCTCCATCCGCGGCAAAGGCCCACAGATCAACGTGGGTGCCGCTGCGGCTTTCGATGTTCCAGACGCTGCCGGAATTTCCACGACCGCCGCAACCGCGTCTGCGTTAGCCCCTCCAGATATTACGCTGCTCATTCTTCATGCTGACTGCGTCATTTCCCAGCTCGCGATTGACGCTCTTCAAGCTGCGTTGGCTGACCCGCAACTTGCCGGCGGCGCTTTCTATGTTCGCTTTGCCGAGTCGCATCCGCGATCTCTGCGCCTTGTGGCCTGGGGCATTAACGTTCGCGCGCGTTTCCGCAACTCTGCCACCGGAGACCAGGGGATCTTTGTCCGCAAGTCCGTGTTTGATTCCATCGGCGGCGCGCCTGAATGGCCACTGTTTGAGGATGTGGAACTTGTGCGGCGTATCAAGCAGGCAGGGAAGTTCCGGGTCTTAAGGACGCCGGTCACGGTCTCCGGTCGCCGTTATATCGAACACGGCGTGTTTCGCACCGCGCTCCTTATATATTCTCTGCGCCTGGCTTACTGGCTCGGAGTCCCACCGCAGCGGCTGAAAAACTGGTTCAGGGACGCCAGAGGAAAGCAGAAGAGCGGAACTTAA
- a CDS encoding TIGR04282 family arsenosugar biosynthesis glycosyltransferase, producing the protein MPEAIVCIFAKPPIPGSVKTRLIPELGPERAAELAEAFLEDTVAMVRTVSWAECIIAATKTFDRPYFKPEEVWLQSEGDLGDRLEKVLRLALKRKPIVLAIGADSPGLPPAYLQTARHALQNADAVLGPSSDGGFYLIGLKDCPVGVLEGIQWSHSTTLAATTHKLEQFGMKTVLINPWFDIDSHDDLERLRRQLAGDPAAAPKTAELLRRMSQQK; encoded by the coding sequence ATGCCGGAAGCCATCGTCTGCATTTTCGCTAAACCGCCAATCCCCGGATCGGTGAAGACCCGGCTCATTCCGGAGCTTGGTCCGGAACGCGCGGCGGAACTGGCGGAAGCGTTTCTTGAAGACACGGTCGCCATGGTCCGCACGGTCTCGTGGGCGGAATGCATTATTGCCGCCACCAAAACTTTTGACCGTCCTTACTTCAAGCCGGAAGAAGTCTGGCTGCAGTCTGAAGGCGACCTGGGCGACCGTCTGGAAAAAGTGCTGCGTCTGGCCCTCAAGCGCAAGCCCATTGTGCTGGCTATTGGCGCGGACAGTCCCGGCCTTCCCCCGGCTTATCTTCAAACTGCGCGCCACGCTTTGCAAAACGCTGACGCCGTGCTTGGTCCTTCCTCTGACGGCGGTTTCTACCTCATCGGCCTCAAGGATTGTCCCGTGGGCGTGCTGGAAGGAATCCAGTGGAGCCATTCCACCACGCTGGCCGCCACCACGCACAAGCTGGAACAGTTCGGCATGAAGACCGTGCTCATCAATCCCTGGTTCGATATTGATAGCCATGATGATCTTGAACGCCTCCGCCGCCAGCTTGCCGGCGATCCTGCCGCCGCGCCGAAGACCGCTGAACTGCTGCGCCGCATGTCGCAACAAAAATAA
- a CDS encoding TVP38/TMEM64 family protein, whose product MILLANALPFLQWMVDFIHWAKAMGAAGGAIYAVFYIAGTALFFPGLPLTLGAGFLYGAIIGTLVVSPASVAGATLAFLIARYVARGWVTRRLKKYPQAAAIDRAIEKNGFKAVVLLRLQPVLPFNILNYALGLTSIRLRDYMLASWIGMFPATVLYVYLGSIMNDISDLLRGRPNSGIAGRLLLWGGLAAIVVLVWWLGRIAKKALREEMGPDAASGMKQ is encoded by the coding sequence ATGATTTTGCTCGCCAACGCGCTGCCATTCCTGCAATGGATGGTCGACTTCATCCACTGGGCCAAGGCCATGGGCGCAGCCGGAGGCGCGATCTACGCCGTCTTCTATATCGCCGGCACTGCGCTCTTCTTCCCCGGACTGCCACTCACACTCGGCGCGGGCTTTCTCTATGGCGCAATCATCGGCACGCTAGTCGTGTCGCCGGCCAGCGTTGCCGGAGCCACGCTGGCATTTCTTATCGCGCGTTATGTTGCGCGGGGCTGGGTCACGCGCCGTCTCAAAAAATATCCGCAGGCCGCGGCCATTGATCGCGCCATTGAAAAGAACGGATTCAAGGCTGTGGTTCTGCTTCGCCTGCAACCGGTGTTACCCTTTAACATCCTGAACTATGCGCTCGGGCTCACCAGCATCCGCCTGCGGGATTACATGCTGGCCTCGTGGATCGGCATGTTTCCCGCCACCGTTCTCTATGTTTATCTCGGCTCCATCATGAACGATATCTCTGATCTGCTGCGCGGACGGCCCAACTCCGGCATCGCCGGGCGTCTCTTACTATGGGGCGGACTGGCGGCCATCGTAGTTCTGGTATGGTGGCTGGGCCGCATCGCAAAAAAAGCGTTGCGCGAAGAAATGGGCCCCGACGCCGCCAGCGGCATGAAACAATAA
- a CDS encoding small ribosomal subunit Rsm22 family protein, which yields MRLSAELQDAIQRETDKVDRRKLTLATAQLTEHYKAADFSSPAVASEAHRSAYLAVRFPATYAAIQRVFAEIKLRATNQEIVSLLDLGAGPGTALFAAAEQFSQLQQATLIESDAGWITVGKRLAEQSELTIVQQAQWLKQDLRSGLSCEKHDLVVISYTLGELPQAAAEAVLNKAWKCASKFLVLIEPGTRRGFAAINAARSALIANAVALLAPCPHHFACPMAAAGDWCHFSQRVERTSQHRQLKGGALGYEDEKFSYLVAAKSAEPSTGARIVRHPGKHSGHVKLALCTAEGKIENRTITRSSKEAYKRARKAEWGDLWIE from the coding sequence ATGCGCCTTTCCGCCGAGTTGCAGGACGCTATTCAGCGGGAGACTGATAAAGTAGATCGCCGCAAGCTGACGCTGGCGACGGCGCAACTTACCGAACACTATAAGGCCGCCGATTTTTCCAGTCCTGCCGTTGCCTCTGAAGCGCATCGCTCCGCTTATCTTGCGGTGCGATTTCCCGCAACGTATGCCGCTATCCAGCGCGTGTTTGCTGAAATCAAATTGCGCGCTACAAACCAGGAAATTGTTAGCCTGCTTGATCTCGGCGCTGGGCCGGGCACAGCTCTGTTCGCCGCCGCAGAACAGTTTTCGCAGCTTCAGCAAGCTACGTTGATTGAATCCGACGCTGGCTGGATTACAGTTGGCAAGCGTCTGGCCGAGCAAAGCGAGTTGACAATTGTCCAGCAGGCGCAATGGCTGAAGCAGGACTTGCGCTCTGGCCTTTCTTGCGAAAAGCATGACTTGGTGGTGATCTCTTATACCTTGGGCGAACTGCCGCAAGCCGCCGCAGAAGCCGTGCTCAACAAGGCATGGAAATGTGCGAGCAAGTTTCTCGTGCTCATTGAGCCGGGAACGCGACGTGGTTTTGCCGCCATCAACGCGGCGCGATCTGCCTTGATTGCGAATGCGGTTGCTCTCCTTGCTCCGTGTCCGCATCATTTCGCATGTCCCATGGCCGCCGCAGGAGACTGGTGCCATTTTTCCCAACGCGTGGAACGCACATCGCAGCATCGGCAATTGAAAGGCGGCGCGCTGGGCTATGAAGACGAGAAATTTTCTTATCTCGTTGCGGCCAAAAGCGCCGAGCCATCCACAGGAGCGCGCATCGTGCGCCATCCCGGCAAGCACAGTGGACACGTCAAGCTTGCGCTCTGTACTGCGGAAGGCAAAATCGAAAACCGCACGATTACGCGTTCCAGCAAAGAAGCTTACAAACGCGCCCGCAAAGCGGAATGGGGCGACCTCTGGATTGAATAA
- a CDS encoding redoxin domain-containing protein, with product MNFRRGFILWACALPALAASAFAVKVGDPAPGFTAVDSNGKQQRLSDYKGKFVVLEWHNQGCPYTKKHYESGNMQHLQKEWTAKGVVWLTVISSAPGTQGFVTPSQENNYLKTMNAAPTAVLMDPGGSLGHLYAAKTTPHMFIIDPNGTLIYNGAIDDHPTSDQGDIASAKNYVSVALEQAMGGKPVAEAATRPYGCSVKYKD from the coding sequence ATGAACTTTCGGCGTGGTTTTATATTGTGGGCCTGCGCTCTGCCGGCGCTCGCGGCGTCGGCTTTCGCCGTCAAAGTCGGCGATCCCGCGCCCGGCTTTACCGCCGTGGACAGCAATGGCAAGCAGCAGCGCCTCTCTGACTACAAGGGCAAATTTGTGGTGCTGGAGTGGCACAACCAGGGCTGCCCTTATACGAAGAAGCATTATGAAAGCGGCAATATGCAACACCTGCAAAAAGAATGGACGGCCAAAGGCGTCGTCTGGCTCACGGTAATTTCCTCCGCTCCCGGAACCCAGGGCTTTGTCACGCCGTCGCAGGAAAATAATTATCTCAAGACAATGAACGCCGCTCCTACCGCCGTGCTGATGGATCCCGGCGGATCTCTCGGCCATCTCTATGCCGCAAAAACAACGCCGCACATGTTCATCATCGATCCTAACGGAACACTGATTTACAACGGCGCCATTGACGATCATCCTACCTCTGACCAGGGCGATATCGCTAGCGCCAAAAACTATGTTTCTGTGGCGCTTGAACAGGCGATGGGCGGAAAGCCGGTGGCGGAAGCGGCAACGCGTCCTTACGGCTGCTCCGTAAAGTACAAGGATTGA
- a CDS encoding transglutaminase-like domain-containing protein, which produces MPRRISAVSFFLLCAVFAFAQTKSRHFELNYSFTVRITDPGKPLDVWFPVAQSDQFQQVKVLSRSGDLALKETTEHEYGNKMFYAHTDKATQPEYHFTVKYDVVRLEHLAAVSLKQPASDKDLQRFLQADKLVPITGKPAELAAAQIKPGMSDLDKGRAFYDYTFSTMKYDKTGTGWGRGDTLWACDAKHGNCTDFHSVFISMARSQKIPARFEMGLSLPENQTAGQIVGYHCWAEFYTRDRGWFPVDISEAWKHQEKKDYFFGAHDVNRVQFSVGRDVQLSPAQHGDRVNYLIFPYVELGGEPYPNVANAISFSDIPGGREATRAAR; this is translated from the coding sequence ATGCCGCGCAGAATTTCTGCGGTCTCGTTTTTCCTGTTGTGCGCTGTTTTTGCCTTTGCTCAAACCAAGTCGCGCCACTTTGAGCTCAACTATTCTTTCACCGTCCGCATCACCGATCCCGGCAAGCCGCTCGATGTCTGGTTCCCCGTGGCCCAATCTGACCAGTTCCAGCAGGTGAAGGTGCTTTCCAGGAGCGGCGATCTCGCGCTCAAGGAAACAACCGAGCATGAGTATGGCAACAAAATGTTTTATGCCCACACGGACAAAGCCACCCAGCCCGAGTATCACTTCACCGTTAAGTACGATGTGGTGCGGCTGGAGCATCTGGCGGCTGTCTCGCTCAAGCAACCTGCATCGGATAAAGACCTGCAACGCTTTTTGCAGGCAGACAAACTGGTTCCTATCACCGGCAAGCCTGCCGAACTCGCCGCCGCCCAGATAAAGCCGGGCATGTCTGATCTGGATAAAGGCCGCGCGTTCTACGATTACACCTTCTCCACCATGAAATATGACAAGACGGGCACCGGGTGGGGGCGAGGCGATACGCTCTGGGCCTGCGACGCCAAACATGGTAACTGCACGGATTTTCATTCGGTCTTTATCTCCATGGCGCGCTCGCAGAAGATTCCCGCTCGCTTTGAAATGGGACTTTCATTGCCGGAGAACCAGACGGCTGGGCAGATTGTCGGCTACCACTGTTGGGCGGAGTTTTATACTCGCGACCGCGGCTGGTTTCCGGTGGATATTTCTGAAGCCTGGAAGCACCAGGAGAAGAAGGACTATTTCTTCGGCGCGCACGACGTAAATCGCGTGCAGTTCAGCGTGGGACGCGACGTGCAACTAAGCCCGGCGCAGCATGGCGATCGCGTGAATTACTTGATTTTCCCTTATGTTGAACTAGGGGGAGAGCCCTATCCCAATGTGGCAAATGCAATCTCATTTAGCGACATTCCCGGTGGCCGGGAGGCGACCCGGGCCGCAAGATAG
- a CDS encoding B12-binding domain-containing radical SAM protein, translating to MKVCLISAPTANQFDRCAVDETEAARIMGELAPVGILSLAAVLEAKGLQPQVVDLNRVYYEWLRDSNRDNADFCGFAGDYFSARDFDFFGFSTVCSSYPLTLRIAAEVKRTHPQSVVVLGGPQASVVDIATMRAYPFIDLVVRGEAEQSLPELVNALDGDGSIAAVPGITFRQHKEIVRNPAAPLIADLDALPFPAFHLFPDVRHCRHFPLELGRGCPFSCTFCSTNDFFRRNFRLKSPAQMIADMRRVRQTYGVNSFELVHDMFTVDRKRVVAFCEALLEAKRKDPEDTFIWGCSARTDCVDEELIELMSKAGCRGIFFGIETGSRRMQKIIDKGLELNDSAERVRSCDKFKINTAVSLMAGFPDETMNDLRDTAAFFVDSLRYDHADPQLSILAPLAATPITTQHKDALQLNDDVADMSYRGWRQEIEDHAMIAAHPEIFSSFYSAPLPHLDREFLKELRDFLLNGMRAFRKLLLGLHQDSGDIVDVFQQWQAWRTKNGTHFSNGDRTAYYAQPQFPADFLGFVRLHYIPVSKAPLAITALAEYEAALLAGVHESEHEASGARQNTGQQADDKLSYDNENLLSPESRLRLLPGVKVIKLPADYYEIVRRLRQRSPLHDVPSKPVKLAIRRTSGGPAEVRQLTPLSAELLDLCEDGFTVQEITGEFLLRNIEIPGVPANKACLAGIEILRQQRLIALV from the coding sequence ATGAAGGTTTGTCTCATCAGTGCTCCCACAGCCAACCAGTTCGATCGCTGTGCCGTGGACGAAACAGAAGCAGCCCGCATCATGGGCGAGCTTGCGCCTGTCGGCATCCTGAGCCTTGCCGCCGTGCTGGAAGCCAAAGGCTTGCAGCCTCAAGTTGTAGACCTCAATCGCGTTTACTACGAGTGGCTCCGGGATTCGAACCGCGACAACGCCGATTTTTGCGGCTTTGCCGGAGATTATTTCTCCGCACGCGATTTCGATTTTTTCGGTTTCAGCACGGTTTGCAGCAGCTACCCGCTCACGCTGCGCATCGCCGCTGAGGTCAAGCGAACGCATCCGCAGTCAGTGGTTGTGCTCGGCGGCCCCCAGGCGTCGGTCGTCGATATCGCAACCATGCGCGCCTATCCCTTCATTGATCTGGTCGTGCGCGGTGAAGCGGAGCAATCCCTGCCCGAGTTGGTGAATGCTCTGGATGGAGATGGTTCTATTGCCGCGGTCCCTGGCATCACCTTTCGCCAGCACAAAGAAATCGTGCGCAACCCGGCTGCGCCCCTGATCGCGGACCTGGACGCCCTGCCATTTCCCGCTTTTCATCTATTTCCAGACGTTCGCCACTGCCGCCACTTTCCGTTGGAGTTGGGGCGCGGCTGTCCGTTTTCCTGCACGTTCTGTTCGACCAACGATTTTTTCCGCCGCAATTTCCGGCTGAAGAGCCCGGCGCAGATGATTGCCGACATGCGCCGCGTCAGGCAGACATACGGCGTCAACTCGTTTGAGCTGGTGCATGACATGTTCACCGTGGACCGCAAACGCGTTGTGGCATTTTGTGAGGCCCTGTTGGAGGCCAAGCGTAAGGACCCGGAAGACACATTCATATGGGGCTGCAGCGCGCGCACAGACTGCGTTGACGAAGAACTGATCGAGCTCATGTCGAAAGCCGGTTGCCGCGGCATCTTCTTCGGCATTGAGACTGGCTCGCGGCGCATGCAGAAGATTATCGACAAGGGCCTTGAGCTAAACGATTCCGCGGAACGCGTCCGCTCTTGCGACAAATTCAAGATTAATACCGCGGTCTCATTGATGGCGGGCTTCCCCGATGAGACCATGAATGACCTGCGCGATACCGCTGCGTTCTTTGTTGACTCACTGCGCTATGACCATGCCGATCCGCAACTCAGCATCCTGGCGCCGCTGGCCGCTACGCCCATCACCACGCAGCACAAAGATGCGCTGCAACTCAACGACGATGTTGCCGATATGTCCTATCGCGGCTGGCGGCAGGAGATTGAAGATCATGCGATGATCGCCGCGCATCCTGAAATTTTCTCCAGCTTTTACTCCGCGCCTCTGCCGCACCTTGACCGCGAATTTCTGAAGGAGCTGCGCGACTTTCTCCTGAATGGCATGAGGGCATTTCGCAAGCTGCTCCTGGGGCTCCATCAGGATAGCGGCGACATAGTGGACGTATTTCAGCAATGGCAGGCGTGGCGGACGAAGAACGGAACACATTTTTCCAATGGCGACCGCACCGCCTACTACGCGCAACCCCAATTCCCGGCGGACTTTCTTGGCTTTGTGCGGCTGCACTACATCCCGGTAAGCAAAGCGCCCCTTGCAATCACTGCGCTGGCGGAATACGAAGCGGCCTTGCTTGCTGGCGTTCACGAGTCGGAGCATGAAGCGAGCGGCGCGCGTCAAAATACCGGGCAACAAGCCGATGACAAACTCTCCTATGACAACGAGAACCTGCTTTCCCCGGAGAGCCGCCTGCGTTTGCTTCCGGGAGTAAAGGTCATCAAGCTACCGGCTGACTATTATGAGATTGTTCGCCGTCTGCGGCAAAGAAGCCCGTTGCATGACGTACCCAGTAAGCCGGTGAAGCTCGCCATCCGCAGGACTTCGGGCGGGCCGGCGGAAGTTCGACAACTCACCCCGCTCTCCGCAGAATTGCTGGACCTCTGTGAAGATGGTTTCACGGTTCAGGAGATTACTGGAGAATTCCTGCTGCGCAACATCGAAATTCCGGGCGTCCCGGCAAACAAGGCATGTCTGGCGGGGATTGAGATCCTGCGCCAGCAGCGCCTCATCGCACTCGTGTAG
- a CDS encoding DUF1697 domain-containing protein, producing the protein MPVVICMLRGVNVGGHNLIKMDALKALCLSLKLKDPQTYVQSGNVIFNTEEKDLAKLGTRIQDAIERKIGFRPGVVLRTLAELQQVVARNPFAKRSGIEPGKLLVNFLAADPGKDAREKALAIKIGPEEMHLIGREAYIYFPNGQGRSKFPWPAIERALGTSGTGRNWNSVTKMLEMAEKMERPG; encoded by the coding sequence ATGCCTGTCGTCATCTGCATGCTGCGCGGCGTGAACGTCGGCGGCCACAATCTGATCAAGATGGACGCGCTCAAGGCTCTCTGCTTGTCGCTCAAATTGAAAGACCCGCAGACCTACGTCCAAAGCGGCAATGTGATTTTCAACACTGAAGAGAAGGACTTGGCGAAACTTGGCACGCGGATCCAGGACGCGATTGAACGTAAGATCGGCTTCCGTCCCGGCGTAGTGCTGCGTACGTTGGCGGAATTGCAGCAGGTGGTGGCGCGGAACCCATTCGCCAAACGCAGCGGCATTGAGCCGGGCAAGCTGCTGGTCAACTTTCTTGCCGCCGATCCCGGCAAGGACGCCCGGGAAAAAGCGCTGGCCATCAAGATCGGGCCGGAAGAGATGCACCTCATCGGACGCGAAGCCTATATCTATTTCCCTAACGGCCAGGGACGGTCCAAATTTCCGTGGCCTGCCATTGAGCGCGCGCTCGGGACTTCCGGCACCGGCCGCAACTGGAACAGCGTGACCAAAATGCTGGAGATGGCGGAAAAGATGGAGCGTCCCGGTTGA